The Daucus carota subsp. sativus chromosome 2, DH1 v3.0, whole genome shotgun sequence genome includes a window with the following:
- the LOC108204000 gene encoding small nuclear ribonucleoprotein SmD1a: MKLVRFLMKLNNETVSIELKNGTIVHGTITGVDISMNTHLKTVKLTLRGKNPVTLDHLSVRGNNIRYYILPDSLNLETLLVEETPRVKPKKPTAGRPVGRGRGRGRGRGRGRGR; encoded by the exons atgaagctcgTCAG gtttttgatgaaattgaacAACGAGACTGTGTCCATTGAGCTTAAGAATGGAACTATTGTTCACGGCACTATCACAG GTGTGGATATCAGTATGAACACACATTTAAAGACTGTAAAACTTACACTGCGGGGGAAGAACCCAGTGACTCTAGATCACCTGAGTGTTAGGGGGAACAACATCCGTTACTATATCTTGCCTGATAGCTTGAATCTTGAGACCTTGTTGGTGGAAGAGACACCTAGGGTTAAGCCCAAGAAGCCAACTGCAG GGAGGCCTGTGGGACGCGGTAGGGGACGTGGACGCGGGCGTGGTCGTGGGCGAGGCCGTTAA
- the LOC108204002 gene encoding outer envelope membrane protein 7-like has protein sequence MGKGNSVKTAAVVLGALALGWATIELAFKPWLDQARKAMDKSDPAKDPDDASTSAPAAHEEQPAS, from the coding sequence ATGGGGAAGGGCAATTCGGTGAAGACAGCAGCAGTGGTGCTCGGAGCCCTGGCTCTAGGATGGGCCACAATTGAGCTTGCTTTCAAGCCATGGCTTGACCAGGCTCGAAAAGCTATGGACAAGTCGGATCCTGCTAAGGACCCTGATGATGCCTCTACTTCTGCTCCTGCTGCTCATGAAGAGCAGCCTGCTTCTTAG
- the LOC108204001 gene encoding uncharacterized protein LOC108204001 — MATGKLSFTDLQNPLFLHPSNTPLSISVPKLQGAGDYRSWKRSFEIQLSAKRKLGFVEGTVIRSTIDAVEAGQWDTCNNMVISWLHNNISENIKSSVLFINTASDIRKQLEKRFSLTNGSQKYKLNRDLFNLKQNVSKVSDYFTNMSSLWEEIDSMNALPVITEVTTEIEKLMKALDQIKEESRLFRFLNGLDETYGAQRSQLSKLKIFATR; from the coding sequence ATGGCGACTGGAAAGTTATCATTCACAGATCTCCAGAATCCTCTCTTTTTACACCCATCTAACACACCTCTCTCAATCAGTGTGCCAAAACTACAAGGTGCGGGAGATTACAGATCTTGGAAAAGATCCTTCGAAATTCAACTTTCAGCAAAACGGAAGCTAGGGTTTGTTGAAGGTACTGTTATAAGGAGCACAATAGACGCCGTGGAAGCTGGTCAATGGGATACCTGCAATAACATGGTGATATCATGGCTTCATAACAACATTTCTGAAAATATCAAGTCTTCTGTTTTGTTCATAAACACAGCTAGTGACATTCGGAAACAACTCGAGAAGCGTTTTTCGTTAACTAATGGCTCTCAGAAGTACAAGCTGAACAGGGACTTGTTTAATCTTAAACAAAATGTTTCAAAAGTGAGTGATTATTTCACTAACATGAGCAGCCTTTGGGAGGAAATTGATTCGATGAATGCATTGCCTGTCATTACTGAAGTGACCACGGAGATTGAAAAGTTGATGAAGGCGTTGGACCAAATAAAGGAGGAATCAAGGTTGTTCCGATTCTTGAATGGGTTGGATGAAACATATGGAGCTCAACGAAGTCAACTCTCGAAACTCAAAATCTTCGCCACCCGTTAG